In a single window of the Caulobacter soli genome:
- a CDS encoding S10 family peptidase: protein MPSLTKRALLTGAMLGAGALASGLPAHAEDARAGGPFVAKRRGVFNGKRVDYIATVGETVLVDSQGAATLRLVTTSYVAAQGSPTRPVLFVFNGGPSSSSATLHTVALGPRRVVIAQDVKAPQPPPQLVDNDATVLDVADLVFIDPAETGFSRIAPAGSRERFYSADGDAQSIADFVVAWSKANGREASPKYVLGESYGTVRASLMAGKLSAVMPLEGVFLFGQAANMIETSQRARNIVSYATNLPQLASIAAYHGRADTGGLSATAFIDKTYAFAMSDYLLALAKGQDLPAAERRQMAEKLQALTGISVDYYLAHDLVISKVAFGRELLKDQGLILGTYDARYTGPAPAPGARPVDPAGRITGAIAPMIAEQLKSLGVTWPLSDYRDIAPGSDAWTWSPTGGMGGPFWDYDYPAQIQKAFKANPKFRLMVGTGIYDLTTTVGPARYLVSSSDFPRERVFLRQYVGGHMAYSHLPSLKAFTDDIRAFVTGGAPA from the coding sequence ATGCCTTCCCTGACCAAGCGCGCTCTGCTGACGGGCGCGATGCTGGGAGCCGGCGCCCTGGCCAGCGGCCTGCCCGCTCACGCCGAAGACGCCCGCGCCGGCGGACCGTTCGTCGCCAAGCGACGCGGCGTGTTCAACGGCAAGCGCGTCGACTACATCGCCACGGTGGGCGAGACCGTGCTGGTCGACAGCCAGGGCGCCGCCACCTTGCGCCTGGTCACCACCAGCTATGTCGCCGCTCAAGGCTCACCCACGCGGCCGGTGCTGTTCGTGTTCAACGGCGGGCCCAGCAGTTCGTCGGCGACCTTGCACACCGTGGCGCTCGGCCCTCGTCGCGTCGTCATCGCCCAGGACGTCAAGGCGCCGCAGCCGCCGCCCCAGTTGGTCGACAACGACGCCACCGTGCTGGATGTCGCCGATCTCGTCTTCATCGATCCGGCCGAGACCGGCTTTTCGCGCATCGCTCCGGCCGGCTCGCGCGAGCGCTTCTACAGCGCTGACGGCGACGCCCAGTCGATCGCCGATTTCGTGGTCGCCTGGAGCAAGGCCAACGGTCGCGAGGCCTCGCCGAAATACGTGCTGGGCGAAAGCTACGGCACCGTCCGGGCCTCGCTGATGGCGGGCAAGCTGTCGGCGGTGATGCCGCTGGAGGGCGTCTTCCTGTTTGGTCAGGCGGCCAACATGATCGAGACCAGCCAGCGGGCGCGCAACATCGTGTCCTACGCCACCAACCTGCCTCAGCTGGCCTCGATCGCCGCCTATCACGGTCGCGCCGACACCGGCGGTCTGTCAGCCACGGCGTTCATCGACAAGACCTACGCCTTCGCCATGAGCGATTACCTGCTGGCGCTGGCCAAGGGCCAGGACCTGCCGGCCGCCGAGCGTCGCCAGATGGCCGAAAAGCTGCAAGCCCTGACCGGCATAAGCGTCGACTACTACCTCGCCCACGACCTGGTCATCAGCAAGGTGGCCTTCGGTCGGGAGTTGCTGAAGGACCAAGGCCTCATCCTGGGAACCTACGACGCCCGCTACACCGGCCCGGCTCCGGCGCCAGGCGCGCGTCCGGTCGATCCGGCCGGTCGGATCACCGGGGCCATCGCGCCGATGATCGCCGAACAGCTGAAGAGCCTGGGCGTGACCTGGCCGTTGTCCGATTACCGCGACATCGCTCCCGGCTCCGACGCCTGGACCTGGAGCCCGACCGGCGGCATGGGCGGCCCCTTCTGGGACTACGACTATCCCGCCCAGATCCAGAAGGCCTTCAAGGCCAATCCGAAGTTCCGCCTGATGGTCGGCACCGGCATCTACGACCTGACGACCACCGTGGGCCCGGCGCGCTATCTGGTGTCCAGCAGCGACTTCCCCCGCGAGCGGGTGTTCCTGCGCCAGTACGTGGGGGGCCACATGGCCTATTCGCACCTGCCCAGCCTGAAGGCCTTCACCGACGACATCCGCGCCTTCGTCACGGGCGGCGCGCCGGCCTAG
- a CDS encoding RidA family protein, with amino-acid sequence MEIVGPPLTGPAGMILPLSQAVTVGDLVFVSGQIALRDGKIIGRDVAEQTEIVFDGIESILTMAGLTLGDVAKTTVWLARAPDFGEFNRVYAARFGDWRPARSTVVSALVFPEALVEIEVIAARRAAR; translated from the coding sequence ATGGAAATCGTTGGACCGCCCCTGACCGGCCCCGCGGGGATGATCCTGCCGCTGTCCCAGGCCGTCACCGTGGGAGACCTGGTGTTCGTATCCGGCCAGATCGCCTTGCGGGACGGCAAGATCATCGGGCGCGACGTGGCCGAACAGACCGAGATCGTCTTCGACGGGATCGAGTCCATCCTGACCATGGCCGGCTTGACCCTGGGCGACGTCGCCAAGACCACCGTCTGGTTGGCCCGCGCGCCTGACTTCGGTGAGTTCAACCGGGTCTACGCCGCGCGCTTTGGCGATTGGCGGCCAGCCCGTTCGACAGTCGTCAGCGCGCTGGTCTTTCCAGAGGCCCTGGTCGAGATCGAGGTGATCGCCGCGCGCCGCGCCGCGCGCTGA
- a CDS encoding APC family permease → MTGPVSTSPPALKHGVGLVDLVMLGAGTAIGAAIFSVLGPASQVGGAGILISAGLAAIPMIVFALVYAYMASALPKTAASYEWQRILTKPWIAFAVVWMRILSNAVVMIVLGRVLVSYLSMVIDLPAAPTMLGLFFLIFCLNYVGVKVAARAQTVLMVLLLAVFAVFVAAGAPRLQPHLFVEAVGGGWGPILAALPLMIQLFLGIETATEVGEEVRDPKTTVPLGLALALLLTVVVYVTIAFTALSLVGPAGLAASKAPLLAAAEVTLGGWAKPLIVGAAVLALTKSMNAIFLVFTRFLYAMGRSGVLPSGLGALHPKFGTPHRATIVAFVLTAACVVLPSSLLFLLLAVNIPTMMKYAGSCLAAFNMARHHPDLHAQARLPFSRVGVQALAVAGIIVAVIVAALGLGSDWRPYVLLAAWLAVGMVYYVATRGRQARDEAAA, encoded by the coding sequence ATGACCGGCCCTGTTTCCACTTCCCCGCCGGCCTTGAAGCACGGGGTCGGCCTTGTCGACCTGGTCATGCTGGGCGCCGGCACCGCGATCGGCGCGGCGATCTTCTCGGTTCTGGGGCCGGCCAGTCAGGTCGGCGGGGCGGGGATCCTGATCTCGGCCGGGCTGGCGGCGATCCCGATGATTGTCTTCGCCCTGGTCTATGCCTACATGGCCTCGGCCCTGCCCAAGACCGCGGCGTCCTACGAGTGGCAGCGCATTCTGACCAAGCCGTGGATCGCTTTCGCGGTGGTGTGGATGCGCATCCTCAGCAACGCGGTGGTGATGATCGTGCTGGGCCGGGTTCTGGTCAGCTACCTGTCGATGGTGATCGACCTGCCGGCCGCCCCCACCATGCTGGGGCTGTTCTTCCTGATCTTCTGCCTCAACTACGTGGGCGTGAAGGTCGCGGCCCGAGCGCAGACGGTCCTGATGGTGCTGCTGCTGGCGGTGTTCGCCGTGTTCGTGGCGGCGGGCGCGCCGCGCCTGCAGCCGCATCTGTTCGTCGAAGCCGTCGGCGGCGGCTGGGGTCCGATCCTGGCGGCCTTGCCGCTGATGATCCAGCTGTTCCTGGGCATCGAGACCGCCACCGAGGTCGGCGAAGAGGTCCGTGATCCCAAGACCACCGTGCCGCTGGGCCTGGCCCTGGCGCTGCTGCTGACCGTCGTCGTCTATGTGACCATCGCCTTCACCGCGCTCAGCCTGGTGGGACCCGCCGGTCTGGCCGCCAGCAAGGCGCCGCTGCTGGCCGCGGCCGAGGTCACGTTGGGCGGCTGGGCCAAGCCCCTGATCGTCGGCGCGGCCGTGCTGGCCCTGACCAAGTCGATGAACGCCATCTTCCTGGTGTTCACCCGGTTCCTGTACGCCATGGGGCGTTCGGGCGTGTTGCCGTCCGGCCTGGGCGCTCTGCATCCCAAGTTCGGCACGCCGCACCGCGCCACGATCGTCGCCTTCGTCTTGACCGCGGCGTGCGTGGTGCTGCCGTCCAGCCTGCTGTTCCTGCTGCTGGCGGTGAACATCCCGACCATGATGAAATACGCCGGCTCGTGTCTGGCCGCGTTCAACATGGCCCGCCATCACCCCGACCTGCACGCCCAGGCCCGCCTGCCGTTCAGCCGCGTCGGTGTCCAGGCCCTGGCGGTCGCCGGGATCATCGTGGCCGTCATCGTCGCGGCCCTCGGGCTGGGTTCGGACTGGCGACCCTACGTGCTGCTCGCCGCCTGGTTGGCGGTCGGCATGGTCTACTACGTCGCCACGCGCGGCCGACAGGCTCGGGACGAGGCGGCCGCATGA